In one Coccinella septempunctata chromosome 6, icCocSept1.1, whole genome shotgun sequence genomic region, the following are encoded:
- the LOC123315574 gene encoding uncharacterized protein LOC123315574 isoform X2, translating into MHKDKDDGGGIHRSRDLTAFDHTPLDGEMFLQALNGFLMILTCEGEVFFATHSIEGYLGFHQSDIVHQSVYELVHSEDREELQRQLMWNSFLPPESGNMGLQDVLLPEHSNLLERSFTVRFRCLLDNTSGFLRLDIRGRVKVLHGQNRKLEEPPLALFAICTPFGPPSLLEIPQKEVMFKSKHKLDLSLVSMDQRGKMLLGYSDSELANMGGYDLVHYDDLAYVASAHQELLKTGASGMIAYRIQTKDRQWQWLQTSSRLVYKNSKPDFVISTHRPLMEEEGRDLLGKRTMDFKVSYLDAGLPNNYFTDSDQILSSASNVSSHSVPVVPSRVNKRYKTQLRDFLSTCRTKRKLSHTSNGQVTPPANNNVSAAVVPPMAAVEYIASDGCSAAYNMYASPYSTPSSDHSLPYMGHTNFQHTLYPSPATLDNRYLTATDNLFHQYRPLSTYYPDYHHSTASTPYVGNSFLDMSPRTPTVPTYDHTSSASPHHSSYRSAVMPVDEKLYPCPQVLDSTTNKYPPYVDSSRGYVVAGPTKCLDVSWPYSVSPSSGIIQPVQVVSTQLDLAQKPCGKHSKHSSIDGISPNHSSPPLSAGLITPKMEDVKSDGSLLQPDSSHHIAMNNSVTPQHFSPIPASVSEVPRQTVLMWGSNHIAPVSNRSPSTSHGYSTPQPTDACDSLANMTDIGNAEMCKWNGESNNKTETAIQNVEPESPQQHHSNHHNHHNNRVVMVL; encoded by the exons ATGCACAAAGATAAAGACGATGGAGGTGGTATACATCGGTCCAGGGACCTCACTGCTTTTGATCATACACCTTTAGATGGCGAAATGTTTCTCCAG GCACTAAATGGGTTCCTGATGATTCTAACTTGTGAAGGTGAAGTTTTTTTTGCAACGCACAGTATAGAAGGATATTTAGGATTTCACCAG TCGGACATTGTCCACCAGTCGGTATACGAATTGGTCCATTCTGAGGACAGAGAGGAGCTACAAAGACAGCTGATGTGGAATTCTTTCCTTCCTCCAGAATCAGGAAATATGGGTCTTCAGGATGTTCTGCTTCCAGAACACAGTAATCTGTTAGAAAGAAGTTTTACGGTGCGCTTCCGATGTTTATTAGATAACACTTCCGGTTTTTTG CGTTTAGACATTAGAGGTAGAGTCAAAGTCCTCCACGGTCAGAATCGTAAATTAGAAGAGCCACCCCTTGCCCTCTTCGCAATTTGCACCCCCTTCGGGCCTCCGTCACTGTTAGAAATACCGCAAAAAGAAGTTATGTTCAAAAGTAAGCACAAGTTAGATCTCTCCCTGGTGTCCATGGATCAAAG GGGTAAAATGTTATTAGGTTATTCAGATTCTGAACTGGCCAATATGGGTGGCTATGATTTGGTGCACTATGACGACTTGGCATACGTGGCAAGTGCGCATCAAGAAC TACTCAAGACGGGTGCTTCAGGTATGATTGCATACAGAATCCAAACCAAAGATAGGCAGTGGCAATGGCTTCAGACCAGCTCAAGACTTGTGTACAAGAATTCGAAGCCTGATTTTGTGATAAGCACACATCGACCGCTCAT GGAAGAGGAGGGTCGGGATCTGCTCGGCAAACGAACCATGGACTTCAAGGTGAGCTACTTGGACGCCGGTCTTCCAAACAACTACTTCACGGATTCGGATCAGATACTCAGCAGCGCATCCAACGTTAGTTCCCACAGCGTACCCGTGGTGCCCTCCAGAGTGAACAAACGTTACAAAACCCAACTCAGGGACTTCCTGTCAACCTGTAGGACGAAGCGCAAACTTTCACACACCTCAAACGGCCAAGTGACCCCACCCGCTAACAACAACGTTTCTGCTGCGGTGGTACCACCCATGGCAGCCGTGGAGTACATCGCATCCGACGGTTGCTCGGCCGCTTACAACATGTACGCTTCTCCTTACTCCACGCCATCCTCCGATCACAGCCTGCCGTATATGGGACACACGAATTTCCAGCACACCCTGTATCCTAGTCCAGCAACCTTAGACAACCGGTACCTCACAGCGACTGACAACTTATTCCATCAGTACAGGCCTTTGAGTACTTACTACCCGGATTACCACCATTCCACGGCTTCTACGCCATACGTCGGTAACAGCTTCTTGGATATGTCTCCTAGGACACCAACTGTACCCACTTACGACCACACATCTTCCGCTTCCCCCCACCATTCATCCTACCGATCCGCTGTGATGCCGGTGGACGAGAAGCTATACCCATGTCCTCAAGTACTGGATTCGACAACCAACAAGTATCCACCGTACGTGGATAGTTCGAGGGGGTATGTTGTGGCAGGTCCCACCAAATGCCTGGATGTCAGTTGGCCCTACTCCGTCAGTCCATCGTCAGGGATCATTCAGCCAGTACAGGTAGTTAGCACACAGTTGGATTTAGCTCAAAAGCCATGCGGGAAACATTCAAAGCATTCCTCCATCGATGGCATATCCCCCAACCACTCATCTCCCCCTTTATCGGCAGGTCTGATAACCCCGAAAATGGAAGATGTGAAATCTGATGGATCTCTATTGCAACCCGACAGTTCTCATCACATCGCGATGAACAATTCCGTCACACCTCAGCATTTTTCTCCTATACCTGCCTCCGTCTCGGAAGTTCCGAGGCAAACAGTGCTGATGTGGGGTTCAAACCACATAGCGCCCGTCAGTAACCGTTCACCATCAACCAGTCATGGTTACTCCACTCCGCAACCAACGGATGCTTGTGATTCCCTGGCGAATATGACGGATATTGGTAACGCCGAAATGTGTAAGTGGAACGGGGAATCAAACAATAAGACTGAAACAGCAATTCAAAATGTTGAACCTGAGAGCCCTCAACAACACCATTCGAACCACCACAACCATCACAATAACAGGGTGGTCATGGTTCTGTGA